The genomic stretch AAAGACATCGCGAGCTTCTCGCTCGCGCGATTCACCGAGAGGTTCAGCTCTTGCAAACGGCGAGGCACCTTGACGGCCCAGCCTTTATCGCGAAAATAGCGTTTGATTTCGCCCACGATCGTGGGCGTGGCGTACGTCGTGAATTCGACGCCGCGGTCCAGATCGAAGCGATCGATAGCCTTGAGCAGGCCGACGGTCCCGACTTGGATCAAATCGTCCAGCGGTTCGCCGCGATTGGCGAACTTGAGCGCGAGAAAGCGCACGAGATTGAGATGGGCCACGACCAAATCGTTGCGCAGCAGCTCGAATTCGGCGTCGTGCTCCTCGACCTGTTCTTCGCGCCGCGCCCGAACCCGGGCAAAGTCCGCGAAAAGGGAGCGCGTCCGTTCTCGCTCGGAGCGAACGTCGGTTTCTCGGTCGGTCACTTTAGCCCGGACGTCTCTTGAACATGGAAAGATCCGTCCCGCTCTCGGCGTGGACGTCGTACGATACCTCGTCCATGAGCGAACGAATCAGGAACACGCCGAGGCCGCCCACGCGCGCTTCCTCCAAATTTCTCGATACGATATGTTCGGGCCGCGTACCCTGCCCGAAGTCGCGCACGTTGATGCGCAAGCCTTCGGGTAGCGTCTCGCAGCGAATGTCGATGAACGGGCTGCCCTGCGCGTGTTGAATCGCGTTGGTGCAGGCTTCGGCAACCGCTAATTTCACGTCTTCGATTTCGTCGATTGAGAAATGCAGGCGGCTAGCAACGGTCGCGACGGCGAGGCGCGCGAGCGCTACCCATTCCGCTCTGGACGGAATGCGCAGCTCGACGATGTTGCTGTACGTCTCCTCCGAAATTGGCTGGTTCACACCAGTGCCTTCATTGCGGCGTCTTCGCTTTCGAAGATTCCGAAAATCTTGACCAGCCCGGTAATGTCGAAGATCTTCTTGATTTGCGGGTTCGTGCAGACGAGGTTCACCGACCCGCCGTGCTCGCGCACGCGCTTGAGCCCACCGATCAAGACGCCCAAACCGGTGGAATCGATATACCGCACGTTCTCGAGATTGATAACCAAATGATAGACGCCGCGATCGATAAGATCGCCGATGGCATCTTTGACTTTTGGCGAGGTATAGACGTCGATCTCGCCGCTGAGCTCCACGACGCTACAGTCGTCGGCTTCGCGAACGTTGACTTTGATATCCAACGGGTGCTCCTATCCCTCGGCCTTGTGTTGCAATTCGTCGCGCAGATGATCGGCCGCGGTGACGCCATCGTCGACGGCTGCATTGAAATTGGTGCGCGCGTTCTCCACGACTTGGCGTCCGCGCTCGTACAGATCCGACGCATTGGACTGAAATTGCGTCGTTACGTCGGTAACTTTGCTGCGCAGGTCCCCGGTCGCGTCCGCGGCGATATTGGTCGCCTCACGAGCCTTCCCCACCAGAAGGTCGCGCGTATCTTCCTGGGTCAGCAAAAGCGCAACCGCTCCGCCGATGATACCGCCGATGAGAAATCCGGCGAAAAAACCGCTCCCGCCGCGATGCTCGTTATCCATCGTGTTCGTACTCCCTAGACTAGGATTCGTGTGATGATCTTTTGCCCGAAACAAGCCGTCGCAAACCTGCACTCACCCCGGTAATCGTCGCTCCGACATTGACGATCGCCGGCGATAGCGCGTCTTTGGCCAGCTGGGCCGTCTGGGATAGCGAGGAAGCCACGCCCTCCAGCGAGCCTACCACGCCGGTAAGGCGCGCTAAGGTGCGATCCGCAGTATCGGCGATGCCGCCGACGTGCTCGAGCGCATCGCCGATCGGCTTGCCGATCCCGGCCATCTGGCGATCGACTTCATCAAGCGTCAGGTTGACGCGGCCAAGCGTCTTGGACAGCGAGAGCATAGCGACGAAAATGCCGACCCCCATCAATAAAACGCCGACCCCAACGCCGACGTCCAGCACGATACTCCAATCCATCGCGACGACTCAACCTTTCTCTCGGTAGAAGGCGCGCCTTCCGGCCCCCTATGCTATTCCCTCCAACGCATCAAATCATGCAAGGGAGGCAGCGCTTCGCAATTGGGCGATGATCCGGGGCAATGCGGCCACCACGCGCTCGATCTGTTCGGAGGTTGTACCCGCCCCCAGCGAAAAGCGGATCACGCCTCGCTGCCACCGTTCGCCGGCCCGCAGCGCCGCGATCACGTGGCTCGGCTCGAGCGCGCCGGACGTGCAAGCACTTCCCGCCGAGACCGCGATGCCGGCCATGTCCAACGCCATCAGCAGCGGTTCGGAATCGACGTCGGCAAAAGAGACGTTCGCGCTGTTGGGGAGGCGTTGCCCGCCCGCTCCGTTGATGCGTGCGTCAGGAATCGCTGCGAGAATGCCGCCTTCAAGGCGGTCCCGCAAGGCGCCTACCCTGGCGGCTTTCTCTTCGCGTTCGCTCACCGCCAGCTCCAGCGCGCGCGCCAGGCCCACGATGCCCGCAACGTTCTCGGTGCCGGAGCGCCGGCCACCCTCTTGCCCGCCCCCGTGCACCAAGGCCGGGAGTGCCACCCCGTCGCGCACGTAGAGCACGCCCACACCCTTGGGGCCGTGAAATTTATGCGCCGAGAGCGAGAGCAGGTCGACTTCCAACTCGCGAACGTCGATGGGTAACCAGCCGGCGGCTTGCACCGCGTCGGTATGAAAGATCGTCCCCCGCTCTCGCGCGAGCCGCGCAAGCGCCCTTATCGGCGCCACGGCCCCGATCTCGTTATTGGCATACATCACGCTGGCGAGGCTGGTCCGCGGGGTGAGCGCGGCGGCGAAGGCCGCGGGGTCGATCTGCCCGTCGCCGTCGACCGCAAGCAGTTCCGGCGCAAAGCCCTCGTCGGCTAAGGCATCCAGGGCATGCAACACGGCGTGGTGCTCGATGGCGGTCGAGAGCAGGTGCGTGCCGCGCTCGCGGTTCGCGCGGGCGGCGCCGAAGATCGCCTGATTGTCCGCCTCGGAGCCGCTCCCGGTGAAGACGATTTCGCGGCGCGAAGCCCCCAAGCTCGCCGCGACCCGGTCGCGAGCATCGTCGAGGGCCGCGCGAGCGCGGCGGCCTTCGCGATGCAGCGAACTCGGGTTGTGGCCCACGTCGCTAAAATACGGCAACATCGCGTCGAGCACTTCGGCCCGCACGGGTGTGGTAGCGGCGTAATCGAGATAAATACGGTCCTGAGTCATCGAACGTTCACAGATTTTTCCAAGCGTACGTCGCTACTATAACACTCGTGCGAAGCTCCATTGCACAGAACTCCGAGAAGTAGCAACGGGACGGCGGTTCGAGT from Candidatus Dormiibacterota bacterium encodes the following:
- a CDS encoding DUF948 domain-containing protein, whose amino-acid sequence is MDWSIVLDVGVGVGVLLMGVGIFVAMLSLSKTLGRVNLTLDEVDRQMAGIGKPIGDALEHVGGIADTADRTLARLTGVVGSLEGVASSLSQTAQLAKDALSPAIVNVGATITGVSAGLRRLVSGKRSSHES
- a CDS encoding aminotransferase class V-fold PLP-dependent enzyme, encoding MTQDRIYLDYAATTPVRAEVLDAMLPYFSDVGHNPSSLHREGRRARAALDDARDRVAASLGASRREIVFTGSGSEADNQAIFGAARANRERGTHLLSTAIEHHAVLHALDALADEGFAPELLAVDGDGQIDPAAFAAALTPRTSLASVMYANNEIGAVAPIRALARLARERGTIFHTDAVQAAGWLPIDVRELEVDLLSLSAHKFHGPKGVGVLYVRDGVALPALVHGGGQEGGRRSGTENVAGIVGLARALELAVSEREEKAARVGALRDRLEGGILAAIPDARINGAGGQRLPNSANVSFADVDSEPLLMALDMAGIAVSAGSACTSGALEPSHVIAALRAGERWQRGVIRFSLGAGTTSEQIERVVAALPRIIAQLRSAASLA
- a CDS encoding ATP-binding protein, with product MNQPISEETYSNIVELRIPSRAEWVALARLAVATVASRLHFSIDEIEDVKLAVAEACTNAIQHAQGSPFIDIRCETLPEGLRINVRDFGQGTRPEHIVSRNLEEARVGGLGVFLIRSLMDEVSYDVHAESGTDLSMFKRRPG
- a CDS encoding SigB/SigF/SigG family RNA polymerase sigma factor translates to MTDRETDVRSERERTRSLFADFARVRARREEQVEEHDAEFELLRNDLVVAHLNLVRFLALKFANRGEPLDDLIQVGTVGLLKAIDRFDLDRGVEFTTYATPTIVGEIKRYFRDKGWAVKVPRRLQELNLSVNRASEKLAMSLGRSPTVAELAHHLDASEEEILEAQELGQAYNLLSLDSEVSGEGDRKGQTLADTVGENDASLTLLEDRANLEQAFAILSGRERVIIYLRFYESVSQTEIAKRLNVSQMHVSRLQAKALDKLRGILEE
- a CDS encoding STAS domain-containing protein, whose product is MDIKVNVREADDCSVVELSGEIDVYTSPKVKDAIGDLIDRGVYHLVINLENVRYIDSTGLGVLIGGLKRVREHGGSVNLVCTNPQIKKIFDITGLVKIFGIFESEDAAMKALV